From the genome of Desulfuromonadales bacterium:
AAACGGACCTTGTATTTGCGGGCGATGGCGCCGATTTCTTCGATCGGATACAGGTTGCCGGTTTCGTTGTTCGCCCACATGACCGAGATGAGAATCGTCTGGTCGGTGATCGCCGCCTCCAGTTCCGCAAGGTCAAGCATCCCGTCCCGGTCGACCGGCAGGTAGGTCACCCGGTAGCCCTGTTTTTCCATGAACTTGCAGGTTTCAAGAACAGCGGGATGCTCCACCGCCGTAGTGATGATGTGATTTCCCTTGTCGCGCAGGGCGTCGGCCGTCCCCTTGATGGCCATGTTGTCCCCTTCGCTGCCGCAGGAGAGAAAGACGATCTCGGCCGGCGAACAGTTGAGCAGCCTGGCCACCTGTTCGCGCGCCTTTTCCACCACGCCGGCGACCGCCCGGCCGGCCCAGTGCACGCTGGACGGGTTGCCGAACTGTTCCCGGTAGAAGGGGAGCATTGCCTCCAGGACTTCCGGACGGACGGGGGTGGTGG
Proteins encoded in this window:
- a CDS encoding aminotransferase class V-fold PLP-dependent enzyme; translation: MKRIYMDNNATTPVRPEVLEAMLPFYREQFGNPSSVHWAGRAVAGVVEKAREQVARLLNCSPAEIVFLSCGSEGDNMAIKGTADALRDKGNHIITTAVEHPAVLETCKFMEKQGYRVTYLPVDRDGMLDLAELEAAITDQTILISVMWANNETGNLYPIEEIGAIARKYKVR